In Thalassococcus sp. S3, the sequence GCAACAAGATCGCGGTGTTTTCCAGCAATCCGAATGAACCGGGGCGAGACGATTAACGTGGTTTGACCAGGCGTCGAAATCCATCGGCCGCATCAGGCAAAACCGAGACAATGAAGACCTTGCGGACTTTTCCCGCAGGTTACCATTTACGCTTCAACGTCGCTTGACGGGTGACGGCCCAGGCCCGCTGAGCGTCTACATCATGCCTATTGCAGATCGGAGAAGGCGTGGGCCAGTCTGTCGCAAGCCTGTTCCACGAGAGCGCGCGGGGTTGCGATGTTGAAGCGGAGGAAGGTTTCGCCGCCCTTGCCGAAGGTGGGGCCGTGGTTGACGGCGATCCTTGCGTCGTTTTGCACACGGGCGGTGAAATCGCTCATCTCCATCCCGGTGCCTGAAAAGTCGACCCAGGACAGATAAGTGGCCTCCAGCGGCATGGAGGAGAGGCCGGGTATGGCGTTCACGGCCGCGTCAAAGAGTTTGCGATTGCCATCGAGATAGACGACCAGATCATCGACCCATGCGGCACCTTCGGGCGTATAGGCGGCGGTGGCCATGAAGAGGCCGAAGGAGTTGGGCGACATGCCCAGGGCCGCCATGCGCGCGGCGAAGCGGGCGCGCAGGTCGGGATCTTCGATAATGACGTTGCCGGAATGAGAGCCGGCGATGTTGAAGGTTTTGGTTGTGGCGGTCATCATAACCAGCCGGTCCGTGACGCCGTCGATCTGGGCCATGGGAATATGAGCATGGCCGGGAAAAACCAGATCATGATGGATCTCGTCGGAGACCAGAACGAGGTCATGGCGTTTGGCGAAATCCGCGACGGCTTGCAGTTCGGCACGGGTCCAGACGCGACCGCCGGGATTGTGGGGCGAACAGAGGATGGCCATCTTTTCGGAGCCGGTCATCATCGCGTCGTAGGTGTCGAAGTCCATCTCGTAGCGGCCGTCGCGATTGATCATCTCGCATTCGACGACCTGGCGGCCTGCGGCTTTGATGACCTTGGCGAAGGCGTGGTAAACGGGGGTGAAGAGCACGATGCCGTCACCCGGATCGGAGAAGGCGTCGACGCACATCGCGGTGCCGTTGACGAGGCCGTGGGTGGTGAAGACCCAGGAGGGATCGACCTGCCAGCCGTGACGCGTTTCCATCCACCATTGGATCGCGGCCATGTACTTGCTGTCATCACCGAAATAGCCGTAGATGCCGTGGTCGATCAGCCCCTTGAGCGCGTCCTGAATAATCTCGGGCGGGCGGAAATCCATGTCGGCCACCCACATGGCGAGCCCGTCGTCCTGGGGCACGCCGTAAAGCTTTTCCATCATGTCCCATTTCACGCAGTGACTGCCGCGACGTTCGATGATCTCGTCAAAGCTCATGAGAAGGGTCCTTTGCTGCACTTTCGCGCAAGCTAACGTGTTGGGACGGCGGTGCAAGGGGCGTTGCGGCCTGACCGGCGATGGCCTACATCAACGCCATGAAACGCCCGATCCTGATCCATCCCGACCCGCGCCTGAAAAAGATCTGCGAGCCTGTTGCGGATCTGTCCGACGATCTGTGCGCGCTGGCCGATGACATGCTGGAAACGATGTATGATGCGCCCGGGATCGGTCTTGCAGCACCGCAGGTCGGCGTGCTGAGCCGTCTGATCGTGCTGGACTGCGTGAAGGAAGAAGGTGAGGCGCCGCGCCCGCTGGTGATGTTCAACCCCGAAGTAACAGCACAGTCGGACGAGACGAGCGTTTATGAGGAAGGCTGCCTGTCGATCCCGGAACAGTTTGCCGACGTCACCCGGCCTACGGAAGTCGAGGTGGCCTGGATCGACCAGGATGGCAAAGCCCGAAAGGAAGGGTTTGGCGGTCTGTGGGCGACGTGCGTGCAGCACGAGATCGACCATCTCAACGGAAAGCTTTTCATCGACTACCTCAAGCCGCTGAGACGTCAGATGATCACCCGAAAGATGCAAAAGCTGAAGCGGGAACGGGCCCGCGCATGAGCGTGCGGGAGATTGTGCTGTGGCCCGATCCGGGCCTGGAGATGAAGTGCGCTCCGGTTTCTCATGGGGATGATGTGCGCGTCCTGGCCGAAGACCTTCTGGAGACGATGTATGCCGCGTCCGGGCGCGGACTGGCCGCACCGCAAGTGGGCGTGCTGCGCCGGGTGTTCGTGATGGATGTCACTTGGAAGGACGGAGTGCGGGACCCCATGGTTTTCCTGAACCCGGAGGTCCTGTCGGCCTCTGACCGGATGTCGGAGGGAGACGAGGGATGTTTGTCGATCCCCGGTATCACGGCGCGCGTGCGTCGGCCTGATGAGGTGTGTCTACGCTGGATGAACCTCGACGGCTCAGTCCGCGAAGACAGGTTTGACGGGTTTGCCGCGCGTTGCGTGCAGCATGAGGTCGATCATCTGGATGGCATCGTGACCCTGAACCGGATCGCACCCGACACGCGGGCGGCATTGGAAGCGGAGTATATGGCATGACGGTGCGCAGATGCCTGCCATGGCCGGACAAAAGGCTTAGAACGATCGCGGCGGAGGTCGAGGAGATCACCGACGAAATAGCCGCCATCTGGACAGACATGATCGACACGATGGAGGCGATGCCCGGTGTGGGCCTGGCCGCACCGCAGATCGGTGTGATGTTGAGGCTGGCCGTGGTCGACGGATCGACGGAACGCGGTCGCGTGACCCGGCTGGCCAACCCGGAGATCCTGCACGCATCGGTCGAGATGCGCGATTACGAGGAGGGCTCTCCCAACCTGCCGGGCGTGTCGGCCAAGGTGACGCGTCCAAGGGCGGTCACGGTGCGGTATCTTGACGAAAACGGAATGATCAACCGAAAGGACTTTGTCGGGATCGAGGCGGTGAGCGTGCAGCATCAGATCGACCATCTGAACGGGCGGATGTATTTTGACAATCTGTCAAAGGTGAAACGCGACATGCTGCTGCGCAAGGCTCGCAAGGTTCGGGCCTGATGCGTATCGTTTTCATGGGCACGCCGGATTTTTCGGTGCCGGTGCTAGAGGCTCTTGTCACGGCCGGGCATGAGATCGCGGCCGTCTATTGCCAGCCGCCACGTCCTGCGGGGCGTGGCAAGAAGGACCGGCCCTCGCCGGTGCAGGCGCGGGCGGAGGCGCTGGGTCTGCCTGTGCGCCATCCGGTGTCGCTAAGGAATGCCGAAGCGCAGGCGGAGCTTGACGCGTTGAAAGCGGATGTCGCGGTGGTCGTGGCCTATGGATTGATCCTGCCGCAACCCGTGTTGGACGCGCCACGGCAGGGGTGTCTGAACATACATGCCAGCCTGCTGCCAAGATGGCGCGGGGCGGCGCCGATCCACCGGGCGATCATGGCAGGTGATACAGAGACCGGCATTTGCATCATGCAGATGGAGGCGGGGCTTGATACCGGTCCGGTCCTCCTCAGATCCAGGACCGCCATTGAGGCGGAAGAGACGACCGGGCAATTGCATGACCGGTTGTCCCGGATGGGCGCGGATCTGATCGTTGAAGCGTTGTCGTCGCTTGATGATCTGACGTCTGAGCCACAATCCGAGCAGGGTGTGAGTTATGCGCAGAAGGTGGAAAAGTCGGAGGCCCGCGTGGACTGGACGCGCCCGGCGGAGGAGGTCGACCGCTTGATCCGGGGATTGTCGCCCTTTCCGGGCGCATGGACGGAGATGTCGGGCGCGCGGGTGAAATTGCTGGCCTCCCGCATGGCCTGCGGGTCGGGGGCGCCGGGTGAGGCGCTGGACGACAGCTTGACGATCGCATGCGGACAGGGTGCGATTTCGCTTTTGAGCCTGCAGAGGGCTGGCAAGGCGCCGCAGGACGCGGAGACCTTTTTACGCGGATGGCCGGTGCCAAAGGGCACGCAATTGGCGGGGTAAGGGCATGTTTCCAACTTTGATCGGGACAGTCGTGATTGCGGGTATTGTTGGGTATCTGTCCGAAAAGACGGGATTTACCCGCAACGGAATTCTGCAATCCATCATCATCTGTATCGGGGGCGCGTTTTTGTTTTACTTTGTGCGCCTGATGTTCGGCTTCGGGTTTTCCAGTCCGGGGGTGAACGCGATCATGGCTTCCCTCGGCGCCCTGGTGATCGTGCCGTTTCATTGGCGGAGATAGGGATTGTGGCTTTTGCATAGCAAAAACCACGCGCCTCCGGCGGCCGTATTGGGATCGAGAAGAAGCAGGGGGCGCGCGGAGATGTGCAGGTGTCGCACCAGATGGTTGACGGCTTGATGGTTTGGGTCATCCCTATTCAGGCGCGTTAACCTTAACGGGTATCAAGGTTAATGATGTGCGGTGTCCGGGACGGGCCCGCCCGATTGCGCCGCGATCAGGACGATGTCTTGAAAGGCGCCATGCCGCCGCGGGCCAGTTCGTCGGCACGTTCGTTTTCAGGATGGCCGGCATGGCCCTTGACCCATTCCCAGCGCACCTGGTGCCGTTTTTGGGCCTCGTCCAGTGCCTGCCATAGTTCGACATTCTTGACTGGCTTTTTCGAGGCGGTCTTCCAGCCGTTGCGCTTCCAGCCGTGGATCCAGCCGGTCACGCCGTTCTTTACGTAGGCGCTGTCGGTGATCACTGTGATGGTCGACGGACGCTCGAGCGCGTTCAGGGCGTTGATCGCGGCCAACAATTCCATCCGATTGTTGGTGGTTTCGGCTTCGCCCCCGCTGAGTTCACGTTCTTTGAGGATGGTGTCACCGTTCACCGCGCGCAAAAGTACCCCCCAACCGCCGGGCCCCGGATTGCCCGAGCAGGCACCATCCGTATAGGCAAAGAGTTCAGGCATGCGCGATCATGGTCACGAAGGGGGCGTCGATACCGTCGAGCCCTTCAGAGGATCCGGTGCGGGTTTGCGTAACGGTCAGCCCGGCCCGGGCAAGATAGCCCTCTACCTCCTCCTGGGTGTAGTAGGTGTAGAGACGTCCGATACTGTCCCGCTTTGTGCCGGTGCCGGTTTTCAGACCGATGAAGAATATCCCGCCCGGTTTGAGCGCACGCATGATCTGGGCGAGATGGCCTGGAAACGCGTCGCGCGGAGCGTGAAGCAAGCTGAAGCTGGCCCAGATCCCGTCATAGACACTGTCGGCGTCAAGATCGTCGAAGCTGGCCTGACGGGCGGTGACACCATCGTGTTGAGAGGCCAGCTTGACCATCTCGGCGGAGAGATCCATGGCATCCACGATCATCCCGGCCTTTGCCATGACCGCGCCCGACAGGCCCGGTCCGCATCCGAAATCGAGAACCCGCGCGTTTGGCGGCAACGCCTCGATGAACGCGACAAGGTCAGTGTTCTCACTGGAAACATCGCGGGTCAGTTCAACATAGCGGGCGGCGTCGCGGTCATAGACGCGGATGGTTTCCGGATCGCTCATAAAAACGCAGTGGCTCCAAGGCAGACAAGGACAATCGCGGTGAGAAGGACGCGCAGGGACATCCACCATCGAGGGGTGAGGCCCCAATGGGAAAAAGCATAGTCGAGAACGAGAAGCCCCCCGAACCCGAACATCAGATTGGTTGCGGCACTGACCGGGCCACCGCCTGTCATGAAGAAGGCCCAGAGCGCGGGGATGACAGAGAGCGCATAGCCCGTGGCGGCCCGGGCGCCCGTTGTTCTGGTGGCAAAGCCCCAGAGCACACCGGACATGAAACTGAGGATCACGGACCCATAGAAGAGCTGAACGTAGGGTCCCACAAAGCGCGGGCCCAGATTGGCAGCACCCCAGGCTTGAAGATCGCCGTTGAGATGGGTGGCCGCCCCCCAGACGAACGGGATCAGCCCAGCCAGACCAAGGGTCAGAGGCGCGCGGGGGATTGTCGTCATGCTTTGAGCTCGGCAATCAGGGCGGCGATGCGCCGTGTACGGGTGTCGGCGCGTTTAGCGCTGTTTACGGAGTGGAGCAACCCGCGTCGCTTGCCCGGGGTCAGCCCGCCCCAAAGGTCGGTGCAGCCCGCCGTCCGAAGGGCCGCCTGAACATCGTCCGGTATCTCGACCTGATCGGTCGGGGCCGGACGCAGGCGGATCTCAAGCGGATCGCCCGGAGCGACGCCAATGTCATCCAAAAGGGACTTCCCCGCCCAAAGAAACTGGCCGTCCATGACCGGCGCGCGTGTCGGGGCCAGGTTGACGGGATGATCGTTGATCTCGCCCTCGACGCGTTTCGCGCCATCAAGGGCGGCGGTCACGTCGGCGGGAAGGGGGATGACAGTATATGTCGATTTACCCCATTCCATCGTAACGACGCAGCCCTCAAAGGCAATCCAGTCGCTCATGCACGCTCAAAAGCCAGCCGTGCCCCGAGAGCGGCAAAGATGGCGGCAAAGCCGCGGTTCAGCCAGCGCATGATGCGGTCGCTTGTCAGCAGCCAGTCACGCGCGGCGGCGGCAAAGACGCCGTAGGCCACGAAGACGGCAAAGGTCATCACCATGAAGATGGCGCCCATGCCGACCATCTCGGCGGTTGCGGTGGCCGGGTTGCCGGACAGAAAGGGCGGCAGCAATGCCAGAAA encodes:
- a CDS encoding class I SAM-dependent methyltransferase — protein: MSDPETIRVYDRDAARYVELTRDVSSENTDLVAFIEALPPNARVLDFGCGPGLSGAVMAKAGMIVDAMDLSAEMVKLASQHDGVTARQASFDDLDADSVYDGIWASFSLLHAPRDAFPGHLAQIMRALKPGGIFFIGLKTGTGTKRDSIGRLYTYYTQEEVEGYLARAGLTVTQTRTGSSEGLDGIDAPFVTMIAHA
- the rnhA gene encoding ribonuclease HI; its protein translation is MPELFAYTDGACSGNPGPGGWGVLLRAVNGDTILKERELSGGEAETTNNRMELLAAINALNALERPSTITVITDSAYVKNGVTGWIHGWKRNGWKTASKKPVKNVELWQALDEAQKRHQVRWEWVKGHAGHPENERADELARGGMAPFKTSS
- a CDS encoding YdeI/OmpD-associated family protein, whose protein sequence is MSDWIAFEGCVVTMEWGKSTYTVIPLPADVTAALDGAKRVEGEINDHPVNLAPTRAPVMDGQFLWAGKSLLDDIGVAPGDPLEIRLRPAPTDQVEIPDDVQAALRTAGCTDLWGGLTPGKRRGLLHSVNSAKRADTRTRRIAALIAELKA
- a CDS encoding MalY/PatB family protein encodes the protein MSFDEIIERRGSHCVKWDMMEKLYGVPQDDGLAMWVADMDFRPPEIIQDALKGLIDHGIYGYFGDDSKYMAAIQWWMETRHGWQVDPSWVFTTHGLVNGTAMCVDAFSDPGDGIVLFTPVYHAFAKVIKAAGRQVVECEMINRDGRYEMDFDTYDAMMTGSEKMAILCSPHNPGGRVWTRAELQAVADFAKRHDLVLVSDEIHHDLVFPGHAHIPMAQIDGVTDRLVMMTATTKTFNIAGSHSGNVIIEDPDLRARFAARMAALGMSPNSFGLFMATAAYTPEGAAWVDDLVVYLDGNRKLFDAAVNAIPGLSSMPLEATYLSWVDFSGTGMEMSDFTARVQNDARIAVNHGPTFGKGGETFLRFNIATPRALVEQACDRLAHAFSDLQ
- the fmt gene encoding methionyl-tRNA formyltransferase, with the protein product MRIVFMGTPDFSVPVLEALVTAGHEIAAVYCQPPRPAGRGKKDRPSPVQARAEALGLPVRHPVSLRNAEAQAELDALKADVAVVVAYGLILPQPVLDAPRQGCLNIHASLLPRWRGAAPIHRAIMAGDTETGICIMQMEAGLDTGPVLLRSRTAIEAEETTGQLHDRLSRMGADLIVEALSSLDDLTSEPQSEQGVSYAQKVEKSEARVDWTRPAEEVDRLIRGLSPFPGAWTEMSGARVKLLASRMACGSGAPGEALDDSLTIACGQGAISLLSLQRAGKAPQDAETFLRGWPVPKGTQLAG
- a CDS encoding DUF3429 domain-containing protein; its protein translation is MTTIPRAPLTLGLAGLIPFVWGAATHLNGDLQAWGAANLGPRFVGPYVQLFYGSVILSFMSGVLWGFATRTTGARAATGYALSVIPALWAFFMTGGGPVSAATNLMFGFGGLLVLDYAFSHWGLTPRWWMSLRVLLTAIVLVCLGATAFL
- the def gene encoding peptide deformylase; its protein translation is MKRPILIHPDPRLKKICEPVADLSDDLCALADDMLETMYDAPGIGLAAPQVGVLSRLIVLDCVKEEGEAPRPLVMFNPEVTAQSDETSVYEEGCLSIPEQFADVTRPTEVEVAWIDQDGKARKEGFGGLWATCVQHEIDHLNGKLFIDYLKPLRRQMITRKMQKLKRERARA
- the def gene encoding peptide deformylase, whose product is MSVREIVLWPDPGLEMKCAPVSHGDDVRVLAEDLLETMYAASGRGLAAPQVGVLRRVFVMDVTWKDGVRDPMVFLNPEVLSASDRMSEGDEGCLSIPGITARVRRPDEVCLRWMNLDGSVREDRFDGFAARCVQHEVDHLDGIVTLNRIAPDTRAALEAEYMA
- the def gene encoding peptide deformylase, which produces MTVRRCLPWPDKRLRTIAAEVEEITDEIAAIWTDMIDTMEAMPGVGLAAPQIGVMLRLAVVDGSTERGRVTRLANPEILHASVEMRDYEEGSPNLPGVSAKVTRPRAVTVRYLDENGMINRKDFVGIEAVSVQHQIDHLNGRMYFDNLSKVKRDMLLRKARKVRA